The following are encoded together in the Populus trichocarpa isolate Nisqually-1 chromosome 5, P.trichocarpa_v4.1, whole genome shotgun sequence genome:
- the LOC7486592 gene encoding protein PHOSPHATE-INDUCED 1 — protein MASFLSSHSLLQLVLLISIIQFSSAARTFSVSDQSQDPLLFQYHNGPLLTGEVSINLIWYGKFKPSQRAIVSDFIASVSSRRPTTAQPSVATWWKATEKYYNLVKTKKTSPLLLSVGAQILDERYSLGKSLSSKQIVQLASKGGQKGAINVVLTSSDVAVEGFCSSKCGTHGSSLSAKKINGKRSKFAYIWVGNSETQCPGQCAWPFHQPIYGPQNPPLVAPNNDVGLDGMVINLASLLAGTATNPFENGYFQGPKEAPLEAASACPGVYGKGAYPGYAGDLLVDSTTGASYNAHGVNGRKYVLPALFDPSTSTCSTLI, from the coding sequence ATGGCCTCCTTTCTTTCTTCACACTCTCTTCTTCAACTTGTTCTGTTAATCTCTATTATACAATTCAGCTCAGCAGCAAGGACATTCTCCGTGTCAGATCAAAGCCAAGATCCCTTGTTATTTCAATACCACAATGGCCCTCTTCTTACCGGTGAAGTTTCGATCAACTTGATCTGGTATGGCAAGTTTAAGCCATCTCAGCGTGCTATTGTCTCAGATTTTATTGCCTCTGTCTCTTCTAGAAGACCCACAACAGCCCAACCCTCTGTTGCCACGTGGTGGAAAGCTACTGAGAAATATTACAACCTTGTCAAGACGAAGAAAACCtctcctcttctcctctctGTAGGAGCACAGATTTTAGACGAGAGGTATTCATTGGGGAAATCGCTCTCCAGCAAGCAAATCGTGCAGCTAGCATCAAAGGGTGGTCAAAAGGGTGCAATCAACGTTGTTTTGACATCATCTGATGTTGCTGTTGAAGGGTTTTGCTCTAGTAAATGTGGCACTCATGGGTCCTCTTTGAgtgctaaaaaaatcaatggtaaGAGATCGAAATTTGCTTACATTTGGGTTGGTAACTCTGAGACTCAATGCCCCGGTCAATGTGCGTGGCCATTCCACCAGCCAATCTATGGACCACAGAACCCTCCATTGGTTGCACCCAACAATGATGTGGGTCTTGATGGTATGGTAATCAATCTGGCTAGTCTTTTGGCTGGGACTGCAACAAACCCATTTGAAAATGGCTATTTCCAGGGTCCAAAGGAGGCTCCTCTTGAGGCCGCATCTGCTTGTCCTGGGGTCTATGGTAAGGGTGCGTATCCTGGTTATGCTGGGGATTTGTTAGTGGACTCTACAACTGGTGCTAGCTATAATGCTCATGGTGTTAATGGAAGGAAATACGTGCTTCCAGCTTTATTTGACCCTTCAACTTCAACTTGTTCCACTTTAATTTGA